One Triticum urartu cultivar G1812 unplaced genomic scaffold, Tu2.1 TuUngrouped_contig_6840, whole genome shotgun sequence genomic window carries:
- the LOC125531146 gene encoding protein NRT1/ PTR FAMILY 8.5-like isoform X2 produces MRRGPCSIITLLLASIRLCCIMQNGDSRLNTCDGTVDVNGQPAAKASTGNWRACFFILGIEFSECLAYFAISKNLVTYLTSVLDESNIDAARNVSTWIGTTFFTPLVGAFLADTYWGRYKTIVIFLSIYTVGMLVLTFSAILPSLMQSSNHHEIHRVAVYAGLYLTALGNGGIKPCTSAFGADQFDMADPAERVKKGSFFNWYFFSINVGSLLSTTVIVWVQDNVGWGIGFAVPMILMSLGFAVFVTGRRVYRYKTLGESPMTRVSQVVVAAARNCHMELPDNSSALHHLPSPPIETTFKVHHTTQFRFLDKAAIVPPPTPGKKDVEAGPWRLCTMPQVEEVKMLLRLCPAWVSMVVFFMITAQMSSTLIEQGMAMDNHVGPFTVPPASLAGFDVVAMLVLIPVYDAVLVPFARHATGLDRGLSHPQRLGVGLALSMLAMAYSALLERNRLAVAATGATVSIMWQAPAYTILGAGEVFAAIGVIELFYDQAPDSMRSLCTALAQLAVAAGNYLNSAVLGSVASATGWIPEDLDDGHLDYFFWLMAVLGALNLLQFLLCSIPAMRQSGR; encoded by the exons ATGAGGAGAGGCCCTTGCTCCATCATCACCCTCCTCCTGGCCTCTATCAG GCTTTGCTGTATCATGCAGAATGGGGATTCAAGGTTAAATACTTGCGATGGAACCGTCGATGTTAACGGACAACCAGCTGCTAAGGCGAGCACGGGAAACTGGAGAGCCTGCTTCTTCATTTTAG GTATCGAATTCAGCGAGTGCTTGGCCTACTTCGCCATCTCTAAGAACTTAGTCACCTACCTCACCAGTGTGCTcgacgaaagcaacattgacgcAGCAAGGAATGTGTCCACTTGGATTGGCACAACATTCTTCACGCCACTTGTCGGAGCTTTCTTGGCAGACACATATTGGGGAAGATACAAGACAATCGTGATTTTTCTCTCGATTTACACCGTT GGGATGCTTGTGCTGACGTTTTCGGCGATACTCCCATCGTTGATGCAATCCTCCAACCATCATGAGATCCACCGTGTTGCCGTCTATGCAGgactctatcttacagcccttgGCAACGGTGGCATCAAGCCCTGCACTTCTGCCTTCGGCGCGGACCAGTTTGACATGGCTGACCCAGCGGAGCGCGTGAAGAAGGGATCCTTCTTCAACTGGTACTTCTTCTCGATCAACGTTGGCTCCCTTCTATCGACCACTGTGATTGTCTGGGTGCAGGATAATGTCGGTTGGGGGATCGGCTTCGCCGTACCGATGATCCTCATGAGCCTCGGTTTCGCGGTGTTTGTAACCGGTAGGAGGGTGTACAGGTACAAGACACTAGGAGAGAGCCCCATGACAAGAGTGTCCCAGGTTGTTGTTGCAGCTGCAAGGAATTGCCATATGGAGTTGCCTGATAATAGCTCAGCCTTGCATCACCTACCTTCACCGCCAATAGAGACTACCTTCAAGGTTCACCATACCACTCAGTTCAG ATTTTTGGACAAGGCTGCTATTGTGCCACCCCCGACGCCGGGGAAGAAGGACGTGGAGGCGGGTCCGTGGAGGCTATGCACGATGCCTCAGGTGGAGGAGGTGAAGATGTTGCTGCGGTTGTGCCCTGCGTGGGTGTCCATGGTGGTCTTCTTCATGATCACAGCGCAGATGTCGTCGACGCTGATTGAGCAGGGCATGGCGATGGACAACCACGTCGGGCCATTCACCGTGCCACCAGCCTCCCTTGCAGGCTTCGACGTGGTTGCAATGCTCGTGTTGATCCCCGTGTACGACGCTGTGCTGGTGCCCTTCGCACGGCACGCCACCGGCCTCGACCGGGGCCTCTCGCATCCGCAGCGCCTCGGTGTCGGTCTCGCGCTGTCCATGCTCGCCATGGCCTACTCGGCGTTACTTGAGAGGAACCGGCTCGCGGTGGCCGCAACCGGAGCAACAGTGAGCATCATGTGGCAGGCACCGGCGTACACAATACTGGGCGCCGGGGAGGTGTTCGCGGCCATTGGCGTGATCGAGCTCTTCTACGACCAAGCGCCCGACAGCATGAGGAGCCTGTGCACCGCACTCGCGCAGCTTGCTGTCGCAGCGGGGAACTACCTTAACTCGGCCGTGTTGGGCTCCGTCGCGTCTGCCACGGGATGGATCCCGGAGGACCTCGACGACGGCCACCTGGACTACTTCTTCTGGCTGATGGCGGTGCTCGGCGCCCTGAACCTGCTCCAATTCTTGCTCTGCTCCATTCCGGCCATGAGGCAGAGCGGCAGGTAG
- the LOC125531146 gene encoding protein NRT1/ PTR FAMILY 8.5-like isoform X3, which produces MEAAAGDEERPLLHHHPPPGLYQNGDSRLNTCDGTVDVNGQPAAKASTGNWRACFFILGLYLTALGNGGIKPCTSAFGADQFDMADPAERVKKGSFFNWYFFSINVGSLLSTTVIVWVQDNVGWGIGFAVPMILMSLGFAVFVTGRRVYRYKTLGESPMTRVSQVVVAAARNCHMELPDNSSALHHLPSPPIETTFKVHHTTQFRFLDKAAIVPPPTPGKKDVEAGPWRLCTMPQVEEVKMLLRLCPAWVSMVVFFMITAQMSSTLIEQGMAMDNHVGPFTVPPASLAGFDVVAMLVLIPVYDAVLVPFARHATGLDRGLSHPQRLGVGLALSMLAMAYSALLERNRLAVAATGATVSIMWQAPAYTILGAGEVFAAIGVIELFYDQAPDSMRSLCTALAQLAVAAGNYLNSAVLGSVASATGWIPEDLDDGHLDYFFWLMAVLGALNLLQFLLCSIPAMRQSGR; this is translated from the exons ATGGAAGCAGCAGCAGGAGATGAGGAGAGGCCCTTGCTCCATCATCACCCTCCTCCTGGCCTCTATCAG AATGGGGATTCAAGGTTAAATACTTGCGATGGAACCGTCGATGTTAACGGACAACCAGCTGCTAAGGCGAGCACGGGAAACTGGAGAGCCTGCTTCTTCATTTTAG gactctatcttacagcccttgGCAACGGTGGCATCAAGCCCTGCACTTCTGCCTTCGGCGCGGACCAGTTTGACATGGCTGACCCAGCGGAGCGCGTGAAGAAGGGATCCTTCTTCAACTGGTACTTCTTCTCGATCAACGTTGGCTCCCTTCTATCGACCACTGTGATTGTCTGGGTGCAGGATAATGTCGGTTGGGGGATCGGCTTCGCCGTACCGATGATCCTCATGAGCCTCGGTTTCGCGGTGTTTGTAACCGGTAGGAGGGTGTACAGGTACAAGACACTAGGAGAGAGCCCCATGACAAGAGTGTCCCAGGTTGTTGTTGCAGCTGCAAGGAATTGCCATATGGAGTTGCCTGATAATAGCTCAGCCTTGCATCACCTACCTTCACCGCCAATAGAGACTACCTTCAAGGTTCACCATACCACTCAGTTCAG ATTTTTGGACAAGGCTGCTATTGTGCCACCCCCGACGCCGGGGAAGAAGGACGTGGAGGCGGGTCCGTGGAGGCTATGCACGATGCCTCAGGTGGAGGAGGTGAAGATGTTGCTGCGGTTGTGCCCTGCGTGGGTGTCCATGGTGGTCTTCTTCATGATCACAGCGCAGATGTCGTCGACGCTGATTGAGCAGGGCATGGCGATGGACAACCACGTCGGGCCATTCACCGTGCCACCAGCCTCCCTTGCAGGCTTCGACGTGGTTGCAATGCTCGTGTTGATCCCCGTGTACGACGCTGTGCTGGTGCCCTTCGCACGGCACGCCACCGGCCTCGACCGGGGCCTCTCGCATCCGCAGCGCCTCGGTGTCGGTCTCGCGCTGTCCATGCTCGCCATGGCCTACTCGGCGTTACTTGAGAGGAACCGGCTCGCGGTGGCCGCAACCGGAGCAACAGTGAGCATCATGTGGCAGGCACCGGCGTACACAATACTGGGCGCCGGGGAGGTGTTCGCGGCCATTGGCGTGATCGAGCTCTTCTACGACCAAGCGCCCGACAGCATGAGGAGCCTGTGCACCGCACTCGCGCAGCTTGCTGTCGCAGCGGGGAACTACCTTAACTCGGCCGTGTTGGGCTCCGTCGCGTCTGCCACGGGATGGATCCCGGAGGACCTCGACGACGGCCACCTGGACTACTTCTTCTGGCTGATGGCGGTGCTCGGCGCCCTGAACCTGCTCCAATTCTTGCTCTGCTCCATTCCGGCCATGAGGCAGAGCGGCAGGTAG
- the LOC125531146 gene encoding protein NRT1/ PTR FAMILY 8.5-like isoform X1 — MEAAAGDEERPLLHHHPPPGLYQNGDSRLNTCDGTVDVNGQPAAKASTGNWRACFFILGIEFSECLAYFAISKNLVTYLTSVLDESNIDAARNVSTWIGTTFFTPLVGAFLADTYWGRYKTIVIFLSIYTVGMLVLTFSAILPSLMQSSNHHEIHRVAVYAGLYLTALGNGGIKPCTSAFGADQFDMADPAERVKKGSFFNWYFFSINVGSLLSTTVIVWVQDNVGWGIGFAVPMILMSLGFAVFVTGRRVYRYKTLGESPMTRVSQVVVAAARNCHMELPDNSSALHHLPSPPIETTFKVHHTTQFRFLDKAAIVPPPTPGKKDVEAGPWRLCTMPQVEEVKMLLRLCPAWVSMVVFFMITAQMSSTLIEQGMAMDNHVGPFTVPPASLAGFDVVAMLVLIPVYDAVLVPFARHATGLDRGLSHPQRLGVGLALSMLAMAYSALLERNRLAVAATGATVSIMWQAPAYTILGAGEVFAAIGVIELFYDQAPDSMRSLCTALAQLAVAAGNYLNSAVLGSVASATGWIPEDLDDGHLDYFFWLMAVLGALNLLQFLLCSIPAMRQSGR, encoded by the exons ATGGAAGCAGCAGCAGGAGATGAGGAGAGGCCCTTGCTCCATCATCACCCTCCTCCTGGCCTCTATCAG AATGGGGATTCAAGGTTAAATACTTGCGATGGAACCGTCGATGTTAACGGACAACCAGCTGCTAAGGCGAGCACGGGAAACTGGAGAGCCTGCTTCTTCATTTTAG GTATCGAATTCAGCGAGTGCTTGGCCTACTTCGCCATCTCTAAGAACTTAGTCACCTACCTCACCAGTGTGCTcgacgaaagcaacattgacgcAGCAAGGAATGTGTCCACTTGGATTGGCACAACATTCTTCACGCCACTTGTCGGAGCTTTCTTGGCAGACACATATTGGGGAAGATACAAGACAATCGTGATTTTTCTCTCGATTTACACCGTT GGGATGCTTGTGCTGACGTTTTCGGCGATACTCCCATCGTTGATGCAATCCTCCAACCATCATGAGATCCACCGTGTTGCCGTCTATGCAGgactctatcttacagcccttgGCAACGGTGGCATCAAGCCCTGCACTTCTGCCTTCGGCGCGGACCAGTTTGACATGGCTGACCCAGCGGAGCGCGTGAAGAAGGGATCCTTCTTCAACTGGTACTTCTTCTCGATCAACGTTGGCTCCCTTCTATCGACCACTGTGATTGTCTGGGTGCAGGATAATGTCGGTTGGGGGATCGGCTTCGCCGTACCGATGATCCTCATGAGCCTCGGTTTCGCGGTGTTTGTAACCGGTAGGAGGGTGTACAGGTACAAGACACTAGGAGAGAGCCCCATGACAAGAGTGTCCCAGGTTGTTGTTGCAGCTGCAAGGAATTGCCATATGGAGTTGCCTGATAATAGCTCAGCCTTGCATCACCTACCTTCACCGCCAATAGAGACTACCTTCAAGGTTCACCATACCACTCAGTTCAG ATTTTTGGACAAGGCTGCTATTGTGCCACCCCCGACGCCGGGGAAGAAGGACGTGGAGGCGGGTCCGTGGAGGCTATGCACGATGCCTCAGGTGGAGGAGGTGAAGATGTTGCTGCGGTTGTGCCCTGCGTGGGTGTCCATGGTGGTCTTCTTCATGATCACAGCGCAGATGTCGTCGACGCTGATTGAGCAGGGCATGGCGATGGACAACCACGTCGGGCCATTCACCGTGCCACCAGCCTCCCTTGCAGGCTTCGACGTGGTTGCAATGCTCGTGTTGATCCCCGTGTACGACGCTGTGCTGGTGCCCTTCGCACGGCACGCCACCGGCCTCGACCGGGGCCTCTCGCATCCGCAGCGCCTCGGTGTCGGTCTCGCGCTGTCCATGCTCGCCATGGCCTACTCGGCGTTACTTGAGAGGAACCGGCTCGCGGTGGCCGCAACCGGAGCAACAGTGAGCATCATGTGGCAGGCACCGGCGTACACAATACTGGGCGCCGGGGAGGTGTTCGCGGCCATTGGCGTGATCGAGCTCTTCTACGACCAAGCGCCCGACAGCATGAGGAGCCTGTGCACCGCACTCGCGCAGCTTGCTGTCGCAGCGGGGAACTACCTTAACTCGGCCGTGTTGGGCTCCGTCGCGTCTGCCACGGGATGGATCCCGGAGGACCTCGACGACGGCCACCTGGACTACTTCTTCTGGCTGATGGCGGTGCTCGGCGCCCTGAACCTGCTCCAATTCTTGCTCTGCTCCATTCCGGCCATGAGGCAGAGCGGCAGGTAG
- the LOC125531146 gene encoding protein NRT1/ PTR FAMILY 8.5-like isoform X4: MRRGPCSIITLLLASIRLCCIMQNGDSRLNTCDGTVDVNGQPAAKASTGNWRACFFILGLYLTALGNGGIKPCTSAFGADQFDMADPAERVKKGSFFNWYFFSINVGSLLSTTVIVWVQDNVGWGIGFAVPMILMSLGFAVFVTGRRVYRYKTLGESPMTRVSQVVVAAARNCHMELPDNSSALHHLPSPPIETTFKVHHTTQFRFLDKAAIVPPPTPGKKDVEAGPWRLCTMPQVEEVKMLLRLCPAWVSMVVFFMITAQMSSTLIEQGMAMDNHVGPFTVPPASLAGFDVVAMLVLIPVYDAVLVPFARHATGLDRGLSHPQRLGVGLALSMLAMAYSALLERNRLAVAATGATVSIMWQAPAYTILGAGEVFAAIGVIELFYDQAPDSMRSLCTALAQLAVAAGNYLNSAVLGSVASATGWIPEDLDDGHLDYFFWLMAVLGALNLLQFLLCSIPAMRQSGR, translated from the exons ATGAGGAGAGGCCCTTGCTCCATCATCACCCTCCTCCTGGCCTCTATCAG GCTTTGCTGTATCATGCAGAATGGGGATTCAAGGTTAAATACTTGCGATGGAACCGTCGATGTTAACGGACAACCAGCTGCTAAGGCGAGCACGGGAAACTGGAGAGCCTGCTTCTTCATTTTAG gactctatcttacagcccttgGCAACGGTGGCATCAAGCCCTGCACTTCTGCCTTCGGCGCGGACCAGTTTGACATGGCTGACCCAGCGGAGCGCGTGAAGAAGGGATCCTTCTTCAACTGGTACTTCTTCTCGATCAACGTTGGCTCCCTTCTATCGACCACTGTGATTGTCTGGGTGCAGGATAATGTCGGTTGGGGGATCGGCTTCGCCGTACCGATGATCCTCATGAGCCTCGGTTTCGCGGTGTTTGTAACCGGTAGGAGGGTGTACAGGTACAAGACACTAGGAGAGAGCCCCATGACAAGAGTGTCCCAGGTTGTTGTTGCAGCTGCAAGGAATTGCCATATGGAGTTGCCTGATAATAGCTCAGCCTTGCATCACCTACCTTCACCGCCAATAGAGACTACCTTCAAGGTTCACCATACCACTCAGTTCAG ATTTTTGGACAAGGCTGCTATTGTGCCACCCCCGACGCCGGGGAAGAAGGACGTGGAGGCGGGTCCGTGGAGGCTATGCACGATGCCTCAGGTGGAGGAGGTGAAGATGTTGCTGCGGTTGTGCCCTGCGTGGGTGTCCATGGTGGTCTTCTTCATGATCACAGCGCAGATGTCGTCGACGCTGATTGAGCAGGGCATGGCGATGGACAACCACGTCGGGCCATTCACCGTGCCACCAGCCTCCCTTGCAGGCTTCGACGTGGTTGCAATGCTCGTGTTGATCCCCGTGTACGACGCTGTGCTGGTGCCCTTCGCACGGCACGCCACCGGCCTCGACCGGGGCCTCTCGCATCCGCAGCGCCTCGGTGTCGGTCTCGCGCTGTCCATGCTCGCCATGGCCTACTCGGCGTTACTTGAGAGGAACCGGCTCGCGGTGGCCGCAACCGGAGCAACAGTGAGCATCATGTGGCAGGCACCGGCGTACACAATACTGGGCGCCGGGGAGGTGTTCGCGGCCATTGGCGTGATCGAGCTCTTCTACGACCAAGCGCCCGACAGCATGAGGAGCCTGTGCACCGCACTCGCGCAGCTTGCTGTCGCAGCGGGGAACTACCTTAACTCGGCCGTGTTGGGCTCCGTCGCGTCTGCCACGGGATGGATCCCGGAGGACCTCGACGACGGCCACCTGGACTACTTCTTCTGGCTGATGGCGGTGCTCGGCGCCCTGAACCTGCTCCAATTCTTGCTCTGCTCCATTCCGGCCATGAGGCAGAGCGGCAGGTAG